A single genomic interval of Cloacibacillus sp. harbors:
- a CDS encoding M55 family metallopeptidase, which translates to MKIYISSDMEGSTGVVSREQVDSAAPEYALGRAMQRADIRTVIRAILDEPDADQVILNDAHCHMTNIDIADLGAEVCLISGTPKLLGMVEGAQDCDAAFFIGYHAMAGTEKAVLDHTFDPETIYDLRINGRRMGETGVNALLCGALGVPVAMVSGDEALRMEAQSLLGPEVAAVAVKEGLGRCAASCATPENSSGLLYEGVKKAMKNLRSGLIKPLVPELPCVMEVTLLDTLQTDAASLVPGAVRIAARTLRFETQEALELRRFLYSVMECAGRV; encoded by the coding sequence ATGAAAATATACATCAGTTCGGACATGGAAGGCTCAACCGGCGTCGTCAGCCGCGAACAGGTGGACAGCGCCGCGCCTGAATACGCGCTGGGCCGCGCCATGCAGCGGGCCGACATCAGGACGGTGATAAGAGCCATCCTTGACGAGCCCGACGCAGATCAGGTAATCCTCAACGACGCGCATTGCCACATGACGAATATCGACATAGCCGATTTAGGCGCGGAGGTGTGCCTCATCAGCGGTACGCCGAAGCTGCTTGGAATGGTGGAGGGGGCGCAGGACTGCGACGCCGCCTTTTTCATCGGCTACCACGCGATGGCCGGCACAGAAAAAGCCGTGCTCGACCACACCTTTGACCCAGAGACGATATACGATCTTAGGATAAACGGGCGCCGGATGGGTGAAACGGGCGTCAACGCGCTGCTTTGCGGGGCGCTTGGCGTTCCAGTCGCCATGGTGAGCGGAGACGAGGCGCTTCGCATGGAGGCGCAGAGCCTTCTTGGCCCAGAGGTGGCAGCGGTCGCCGTGAAAGAGGGCCTTGGACGGTGCGCCGCAAGCTGCGCTACGCCGGAAAATTCAAGCGGCCTGCTCTACGAAGGCGTCAAAAAAGCGATGAAAAACCTGCGCAGCGGCCTCATCAAGCCCCTTGTGCCGGAGCTTCCGTGCGTCATGGAAGTAACGCTGCTTGATACGCTGCAAACGGACGCGGCCTCCCTTGTACCTGGCGCCGTCCGCATAGCGGCGCGCACGCTGCGCTTTGAGACGCAGGAGGCGCTTGAACTGAGGCGTTTCCTCTACTCGGTCATGGAATGCGCGGGAAGAGTGTAA
- the gltS gene encoding sodium/glutamate symporter: MIELNLNLAETCAFAAAILWLGMFLRTRVKILSTYNIPAPVIGGVIFALASWGAKDLCSFNFDMTVKDPLMITFFTSIGLAASFKMLKRGGPQVFIFLGVASVLVVLQDVIAIALSYVTGINPLLGMLAGSITMSGGHGTGAVYATLFEKSYGVGGGMELAMAAATFGLVMGSVLGGPVARRLIEGRHLAKRHSDDKLTYETVDESLDIEADGPVSASVLMITLMQITIAMSVGKFIDEMLIGVGIQLPTYLCALFVGIFIRNASDMTGLYKVHLRLADTIGSVALSLFLALSLMSLKLWQLADLAGPMAVILLAETLLMGVYAYYVTFRIMGRDYTAAVITGGHCGFGMGATPNAIANMDAITSNYGPAPRAFFVVSIVGAFFIDIVNAIVIQGFIALL, encoded by the coding sequence ATGATAGAACTGAACCTGAATCTTGCCGAAACGTGCGCCTTTGCCGCGGCCATACTGTGGCTCGGCATGTTTCTCCGCACCAGGGTGAAAATACTTTCCACCTACAACATCCCCGCGCCCGTCATAGGCGGCGTCATATTTGCGCTGGCCAGTTGGGGGGCGAAGGACCTCTGCTCTTTTAATTTTGACATGACGGTGAAAGACCCGCTCATGATAACATTCTTCACAAGCATCGGCCTTGCCGCCAGCTTTAAAATGCTGAAACGAGGCGGCCCGCAGGTCTTCATCTTTTTGGGCGTAGCCTCAGTGCTCGTGGTGCTCCAGGACGTCATAGCCATCGCCCTCTCCTATGTCACCGGCATCAACCCGCTGCTTGGGATGTTGGCAGGTTCTATAACGATGTCAGGCGGGCACGGCACCGGCGCGGTCTATGCTACGCTCTTTGAAAAAAGCTACGGAGTGGGCGGCGGCATGGAACTTGCGATGGCGGCGGCCACCTTCGGTCTCGTCATGGGCTCCGTGCTTGGCGGCCCGGTTGCGCGCCGTCTCATCGAAGGCCGCCATCTTGCAAAAAGACATTCCGACGACAAGCTCACCTACGAGACAGTAGACGAAAGCCTCGACATAGAGGCCGACGGGCCCGTATCCGCCTCAGTTTTGATGATAACGCTGATGCAGATAACTATCGCTATGAGCGTCGGCAAATTTATAGACGAAATGCTCATAGGCGTCGGTATACAGCTTCCGACCTACCTATGCGCGCTCTTTGTCGGCATATTCATACGCAACGCAAGCGACATGACGGGGCTTTACAAAGTACATCTCAGACTCGCCGACACGATTGGCTCTGTCGCCCTCTCGCTCTTTCTCGCGCTCTCGCTCATGTCGCTGAAACTGTGGCAGCTTGCGGACCTTGCCGGCCCAATGGCCGTCATACTGCTTGCCGAGACGCTGCTGATGGGCGTATACGCCTACTACGTCACCTTCAGGATAATGGGCCGTGACTATACCGCCGCGGTAATAACCGGAGGTCACTGCGGTTTTGGGATGGGAGCTACGCCGAACGCGATAGCGAACATGGACGCCATCACCAGCAACTACGGGCCCGCTCCGCGCGCCTTCTTCGTCGTCTCGATAGTCGGAGCCTTTTTCATCGACATCGTGAACGCAATAGTGATCCAGGGCTTCATAGCTCTTCTATAG
- a CDS encoding ROK family protein, which produces MTERRPPQPVVCGFDIGGHTISAGTVTFEDGAPRVVSRVTVPTPAERDIVALLERLAEIVLLRASPEVPCFAGLAVPGFIDTERKNIVRLTNFVGCDGAALGAMLAANLSVKKIRLSALMENDANCAALGEGAAGAAAGLTDYAVVTLGTGIGCGIVTGGRLLRGAHGMAGEFGHVTSAASELPCKCGGQCHLETAASADGTEAAARAAGLPSDFKTLWLRRNEPAVAKIISPALEALASALASLTALLDPQCIVLSGGMSRAEGLAPELASRMQKYLSSPFREYCRLKTSSLGADAPIIGAASLFFRDRLYGDDPK; this is translated from the coding sequence GTGACGGAGAGGCGGCCGCCGCAGCCAGTGGTCTGCGGGTTCGACATAGGCGGACACACCATCTCCGCGGGGACTGTGACCTTTGAAGACGGCGCGCCGCGCGTCGTCTCGCGCGTCACAGTGCCCACGCCCGCCGAGCGCGACATCGTGGCGCTGCTTGAGCGGCTTGCCGAAATCGTGCTGCTGCGCGCCTCGCCTGAGGTCCCATGCTTTGCGGGGCTTGCTGTTCCAGGCTTCATCGATACGGAGCGAAAAAATATAGTGCGGCTGACGAACTTCGTAGGCTGCGACGGCGCGGCTCTTGGCGCCATGCTTGCCGCCAATCTCAGCGTCAAAAAAATACGGCTCTCGGCGCTCATGGAAAACGACGCAAACTGCGCGGCCCTTGGCGAGGGCGCAGCGGGCGCGGCGGCCGGCCTCACGGATTACGCCGTGGTCACTCTCGGCACAGGGATAGGCTGCGGCATCGTTACGGGCGGACGGCTTCTTCGCGGCGCGCATGGGATGGCCGGCGAATTTGGACACGTCACCTCCGCCGCGTCAGAGCTGCCGTGTAAATGCGGCGGCCAATGTCACTTGGAGACCGCGGCTTCGGCGGACGGAACGGAGGCTGCGGCGCGCGCCGCAGGACTGCCTTCCGACTTCAAAACGTTATGGCTGCGAAGAAACGAACCGGCCGTCGCAAAAATAATATCACCAGCGCTTGAGGCTCTAGCCTCCGCGCTTGCGTCGCTTACCGCACTCCTTGACCCACAGTGCATAGTCCTAAGCGGCGGCATGAGCCGCGCGGAAGGGCTCGCGCCGGAGCTTGCGTCGCGAATGCAGAAATACCTTTCGTCGCCCTTTAGAGAATACTGCCGCCTGAAAACCTCATCACTGGGAGCGGACGCCCCCATAATCGGGGCCGCGTCGCTCTTTTTCAGAGATCGGCTTTATGGAGATGATCCCAAATGA